The genomic segment AGTGAATTTGATTGACCAATGCATCAATATATCTTGCCTGAGATTTGTATGATAAGCAGCAGTGGGTGATTTCTTGTCTTGGAAGAAAGTGTTTGTGATATGCTGAATCATTGAAGTGTTGTTTAGgctgagttacattttgttttgcttgaggacaagcaaagtttcaagttagGGGTTGggataacggttgatttcaccgttatttgagagtaaattttgatatcaaatgaaccctttttgagttagaaacttgtttgttctcttgattttggtttcttttgggaaataagagagttgaggttacacttgaagattttatcactaaatccCCTTGGTTTTGTAGGATattgggatgaattggaagaggagttaagttgtcaagaagttggaactcataaaggaaagaaagagcaCCAGAAGAGAAGGTTACATAAGGTCGCactcacgcttgggcgcccctttCATCACCCTCAGCGCAGGAGCTTCGCagtcacgcctgggcgcccatTTTGGGGCGCTAAGTGCCATCTTTCCTGCAATGTTTCATGCCTGAGCACCCTCCATTGGATGTTGAGCGCCATTCTCTCGCAAGCACACCTGagcgccctaagtaggggcgctAAGCGGTGGCAACGTTGGCCCATGGCCCAATTCAGCCCTATTTAAGGATTAGCTCGACCTAGAGAAGGTATCTCTTGACAGAATTgacacaaattcagattttctccaactctctaaaggcagaagtggatgcggaagctctcctcttcagtttttagggtttttctatctttttcataccattgttcatctagtttctccatgacgatGAGGAACTAAACATTCTTTGTTGTTGAGGGATGATgaaaccttgtgaactctcatgtatttgaattgattcttatttatttatgcttctttcattaattgttggggttattcttctttgctcaatgcttgttatgtttaactcattcatggcatgattattggttttcgtgatatggacacatacggggaaacctaGATCTGGAGAAATGCTCCTAAAatcagtattgcctagacatagggatatgagttttggttatccTAAGCTCATGTGCGTATGTAAGGCAGAactaattgctagggagacaagacattgtaaactagtaattaaggataggctttcttcgccgagacatcgggttttaagtaatttagaaagtgatattaacattaatgaagaagatgaattcatacaTGCATGAGAGGAAACGTGGTGAAAtttaaaccccaacaacatattcatctcatattttcaacatcatccattcacctttgtgtttttctttcaattggtcaaaattgcattcatgtttatttttatagcatttgcattcaaaacccctaaattattcttcaaaagtcttaattagttgggtaatcacataactatttaatgtcgtgagtcctttgggaaacgatacttggtcttaccatttattattacttgatacgattcagtacacttgccgacatcttaacatttggccaagcctacatccagtgtacTTCCAATCAACCCGAGatggaagccaatgcactatataGATATGAGTTTTTACACCAAGGGCTTTACAACGACCATACGTCAAAACGTAAATCAactctctaactcactaatctaactATAGGCAATACAAAAACAGACAAGtagcaagaacaatcctcttctACTGTCACTGTGAACCCCTTTGAgacaccctcaaagtcaagaaccacgttcttcttcctgtaacaCCACAGGGAAACCAACAACCCTCAGCATTTGCCAAAGCTTTTCCTGATCACGCAGAATGCACATTCCTGTGCAAAACGATTAGACTTTGTATATCAACCTTGCTTctcaagaaatcttcaagaCTTTATCACCACGGTAATtgttgtttcttggagcttttctctcttctgtaagATCCCAAATCATTCGttgaaaacaaatatgaaagtGTAAATCATTATTCTTCTTACCGAATTCAAATCatgtgtctatatatagtaaagcAATTAGACgttttttaatcgattatctcattaatttaatcaaatacgCAATTCAATTATAACATAATAACATCAATCAAAGCAGTTAATTGAATGGGcaattaatataatcgatttacaatcactacaaaaaaggagggcattaccgaaggccagaatcCTTCGGTAACATCCAAAAGCCGTCGATAATGATAATTTACCGAGGGATTAGCGACGGCTATTAGACCGTCGGTAAACATGTTGTCGCTAACCATTACCGACGGCCTATGTCCCTCGATAATTatcgaagggcagaagccttcggtaattaccgaaggacagaAGCCTTCGGGAATTACCGAAGGACAGAAGCCTTCGGGAATTACCGAAGGACAGAAGCCTTCGGGAATTACCGAAGGACAGAAGCCTTCGGGAATTACCGAAGGACAGAAGCCTTCGGGAATTACCGAAGGACAGAAGCCTTCGGGAATTACCGAAAGACAGTATCACATAACAActcatttatttctctttatttctcTATAAAAGCTCATTTATCACAAGGCAAATTCCAATTCACTATAACAGCTCATTTATTTCTCTGAAAAATCTGCActtatccaattaaaaaaaacacaatttgtGAATGCACAAGAACAAGTTCACCGACCAGCTTAAGCAGACAGGTCAATTTGACCGAATAATAGCAACGTGCAAAATTGAATTCCTAATGCACTACACCTACAATTAACCAAACGAATCTGATACATACTGCATGAtatgacaaaacaaacaacaattacACTACTTTCCCATGTGATCTCCGAAGCTCTTTGGAAATATCTCGAAGCTGAGAGAGGTAACAGGATTCCCTTGAAGGACCCATTTCTGAAGAATGTTTGTGGCGCTTTGCTTGGGGAGCCTTAGCCTCAAGATTCTGCTCCTTAGGTCATCACCTTCCACACTCTCTTCAACTAAATCACTGCTCACAGCACCCAAAGACACAAATCTTGTTCTGTTCTGAACATAAGTAAAACGGTTACTTCTGCAAGATGAGAAGATGCAATTTTCAGATCAATTACCCATAACCAAACACTCAATTATGATGGTTGACAAGAAAGTATGATTAGAAAAATCAGTTAAGATGCAGAATCATAAAAGATTGGTAGAGAATAGAATTGAAATTTATGATGCAAGACTTTagtattgaaaaataaacaagacaCGAATAGCTTTATGCCCACATAATTAGCAAATATGATGGGTAAGATATGCAAGAGAGGGGTTTAAAACCTACTTAAACCGacaataaagtaattaatatagCACCTCTTATATATGTAGTATCATATGCAGAGACACGTAACAATTTGCAGAGACACATATCATATGCAGTATCATATGCAGAAGGACATATATAAGTGTAAGGATCAACATTTGATGAGAATGAGACACGTAACAATTTCAGACGCGCTACTTATACTTGTTACAATTTCAGACGTGCACGTAATAATTCTAAGCACTTggttcaattataaataaaatcaaaatttaaatattaatttatactcCTATCGAAATTCACAAAACGCtatatttgataaaatcaaatacaaaatttaatttatacactCATATCTCATCTCTTTATCTGTGCAACAATCAAACTCGATCTTACTGGAAAAATctaattaacttaaatattatattcactaatattttaatcaatcaaataattaagagatttattggaaaaaatagtaataaaggAATATAAAGCCAATTTGAAACGATACACAAGAGAAGCATATGCAACCAATCAATTtcgtttttcatatttattataagatTCAGTTACTTTTACTTTGATAAAGTCAAAAAAGTTCAATATTCCATACGAGTTAAAgtcaacttttaaaaataagattaatgaTGCACTATATAAATATCTTTCCATTAATATATGAATAGGTCTTTTCTCGATAATAGGCCAAACATCttaatttattacttaatttattaatatacttCTTCTTGaataaatctatttttatagaaatttaaGCAAATAAATTTCTTCAAACTTCATTTATATAAATCAACTCATTTAGTATTTCACAGGTTAATTTTGACCTATGAATCATGTACATCTATCTATAACCATGCCAATCAAATCAATTACAGTTGGAATTGATATTTACGGTACAATGCTTCCAATTATTCATGCAAAAAAGCAATTAAGATAAACGTTCAACCACATCAATAATTGATCAAAAGTGAAAAGATGTGTGGACTTTTCAAATCATGGGAAAAAGAAGTATTGTTCTTCCAATTGCATTTAATCCAAGGCTTTTAGATTCCGGAACAGAGATGCATCCAATAGCACTTATATAAGGCCATAGTTTTTGGAACATCATCCAATTCATTTCAATCAAATCACCCAAAACATTCATAAACTCTACATAACACATAAGCCCTTGTAATTTCCAATTAAAATTGTAACTTATACGAATTAATATGGCTTTTGCTTCATCCAAATGAAACTACCAATAACATAATCCTGAAAGCAAACCATAAAAGTTCTCAAAGCAGTGGTGAACAAAGAATCATACCAGGGTCATCAAAGAAGCAACCAATTCCGGTTGCTGAGATTCCAATAGCATGTGTTTCAAGGTACAACACCTGTCCAAGGAGTCCAGTTTCCCAAAATAATCGTGGATACATCTAGACATTCTTTTCACACAAAGTAGGTTCCATACGGGCCAACATACCAAGGCTGAAGCAACCATCACTTGCAATGTCCTTCAAGAACGTGATACACTTGTAAAACAAGATATACAATATTCGTGGAGTATCAGTTCAGATTCTAATTAGAAATAAGACTGATATTAGTGTTACACAATTAATGGTATAATATCATTGTACATTAGACTTATCAATATATAGAATCAATCAAAAGCTAAACTAATTTTGCAACTCAACCAGTAGATGTTAAGATAATAAAGCACAGAAATAAGTCAAAGCTTTGATACCCAGATACACAAATCCCATATTGTGATGCTATTAGAAATAAACAACATTCTGTTCATTTATTTAGTAGAGACAAAAGTACCAGACAATATGTGATAATTGTGAAGTGGATGgatatattattactttatacaAACCAAATAAACtgtgtttaaataataattcctGCTTCaaaccaaaatccaaatttaacACAGTTATCTATATTAAAAACAGTAGCATAAACCCTGACGTTCATCCTAATAAACACATCTCTCATCTCCTCACTAACTGTGTTTCATTTCACAATCTAACTAGAAAACTATTTGATCATGTACAACATAATTCACAGACTTTAAGAAACTCCATAAACCAATGCAAAATTCAAAAGACATGTAGGCAATCACCAATTACCACATACCTAGTGGCACGAAAGTTGCTTCGCAAGCTGCCGACAATCAGATTTGAGCAGTTCATACAGTGGAAGCTCATCGGGAAACCCTCAGGTTTGGTCCACAAAAAGTCAGGTAGCATAGCTTTCTTCAATTCATCAAAGTGATTTTTATTCATCACCAAGAAATACAATCCTTGAGGCAATCCCATCAGGTTTGCTCCCTTGGCCTCGCTTCTCCGAATGGACTAACCCCTTAGGTTTCCCCACATTCCCATCCCCCCCTTTATTGGACACCGACAGAGACCGAGGTTGCAGAACAAGCCTTGGTCTCCCTCCACCAGCACCAACACTCTCACTACCAACGTTGGATTCGCCCATCTTCTTGTTCTAGTCATTTGAATCAGCATCACTGGAGCCAAACCCAATAACCTTCCTCTTTCAGTCAATTTCAGTCCAACACCACTTCACTGCAACGCCCTCGACACGCCAACCCCAACAACCCCTACCTCTGTCGCAACACTCACAAGGACCAAAACACGAACCCTAGCCACAAACCAGCCACCAACGAACCGCTGTTAGCATCTGCAACAGCAACCACTTCAAACCGCCTTAGGGCGACAACCTCACGCTTCAAACCAACGAACCGCTTCGAACAAAGAGTAGGGAATGGAAGAGCGCCACCCAGCAACGAACCTCCGTCAACATCCACACCACTAAACTCGCACCGTCAAACCGCAGTGTCGAACCGACTGACCGCCACCACCCCTAACGCAAACGCCAACTTCCACGAGTCACAACCCTCCAAAGTAATAGCCACCAACGAACCCACCTCCGCGTTAGCAACACAACAATGGCTTAGGGTGACCAACTTCGGCTTACGGTAATGACGAACAAACTAGGGAAGGGGAGAGAGGGATTTCTGAAATTGAAGAGACAAGGGAAAGGGAGACGAGGGAATTCTGAAATTAGGAAATTCGGAGCAAAAAAACCAAATTTCTAATCGCTGACATTACTAAAGGCCTACATGCCTTCGGTATATTATGTGACCAACACTTTATAGAAGGCCTAAAGGCCGTCGATAAATTCTCGTCGGTAATTACGCTCTTTCCTGTAGTGAATAAATGCTTggttaacatatttaaaaatatgactgttgTGACAGTGATGTCCAACATTTAACCAGTTTTCAAATAttaacaaacttagtcgaatacaaggagcatgcaatcgattaagtaGAAACACTTAGCatatatttgaaaacttttcttctcaaaatacatcacaacacacttgaaaaatatttatgcaaacatacgagttttaatcgatttaaccaATAATGTAATCAACTTAAAACTTGTTGCTTTGCCACACTTTAAAGTTCAAACAGCCGAAGCTaggtgcttgtggtttttcatttctGAAACCTCATATTATGCATACAGAGATAAAATCACATATCAAACATAGTGGTATGTTATAATCAACACATTATGTTCACAAATATGCATGTACTAATACAACAcaataagcataaaaaaataacatgtataaCACAGTACATACACATGTGTTagtattaattatgtgttgtcatcatcaaaaacacagatattattgagattgtgggttaagctaaACTTGTGCTcctcctatcaacaatctcaacaatacccaatagaataatatttttttttaatggtttaatcatttcggagGTTCCTATTTCTACATAAtcgtctcaaataggtcctcgcattttttttatctcaaataggtcctcgtatttttttatcttaattaggtccttgtttttttaaaattgagtcaattggaaCCTTGCCGGTAATTGGATTGGACGACGTTAAAATTTTTGTGTCTTCGCTTGCTGACTATGCAAATTTTAATGACGTGGCTCAATGGGGTCTCCTTAggtagaatttattttatttcaagttttaaataattaaacctaatttattttatgacttCTGACAGCATGCTCCATCGCCATAGTAGACACCTTCAGAACCTTGCTCAACACTGCTGTCACGCATGCCGCGTTCTCGCATATCTCCTTCCTCTCCTCCCTCGTCGAAGACACCTTCTCCACCAGCGCCGGATCGTTCTCTAATGTTGCTGACTTCAGCAATTCCACAACCACGCCTTCCTTCTTGGCTACTAAAAGCTTTGACTCGGCATCCGCGACGATGAATTTTAGAACCCTGGCGGAGGCAAATCTTGAATCGAAGCCTCCTCGTTTCAAAATGAGAAGTAGAGAATCTAGGCTCTGTTTGTTTCCTTTGAGCAAAGAGTTTCTCAATCCATTGCGATCTTCGACGCCATCGAAAATCAAAAGCAGTGGCCATAGCTTCATTTTGACGCCGTGAACACTGTTATCTGCCACCACCTAAGGCTAAGTCCAAAACTACTTCTCTATTCTTTCCCCAAACCCTTTTTCTCTGCTCCCTAGATCTACTGCCCCAACCCACTTCCCCCAGATTCACTTCCCATTTATTGTTTAAGATTTGAAGATTCTAGAATGTATAAACCCCCTAAGttgtattaatttaaaagtttaaacaaTTAGGCCATATTTGCTTACTATTTTCAAAAATAGTATTGGATGAACAGAACGAAGGCATTGGTTGTCGGTGGCTGATTGACTGATCTCAGTCTCTACGGTATTTTATGGATAAGAGAAGcacaaaaaagataaaatactttTGAATGATCTGTTTGCACGATGCGTGAAATCACTACAACTTCGAAAACCCTAACAGGAAGAGGACACCCGAGGAAGAAGACAATgctttattttgtcttttataattaaatttcacctaatgcataattaaattcCACCTAATGCGATCTTAGTGTGCCACATCAgaaacttaattttgatattaaaaacaccctttttaattttgaaacttgctttaactcatgtttttgctttagttttgtgaataagagagttgaaggtgcatttaatggttttgtgctagattcccttgattttgtaggctattggaatgatttgaaagaagagttaaagtatcgaatggttggaatgtagaaaagtcaaccagaatgcagaaaagtcaactagagtgcagaaaagtcaatcagaatgcagaaaagtcaactagtcaaccaaaattcactagtgcagaattggcttttaacgtcatccaatagacgtccgtccaccaaATCCCCAACGtatataattgaccggtggcatattcgtaaataagtggaAACCTAGACGTCCGTCCTTGCTCGCGACAGACGTTTATAATGTGAGGAACGTCCGTCCAACACAAACGGACGTGTATAGTGAACCCATGGCAGCCCTTTggacgtccgtccttggtcgagacggacgttcgTAATGTTATGAACATCCGCCTCCTAGGACGGACATTTAATAGCTGGCCATGTCAGCCCTTTGCACGTtcgtccttggtcgagacggacgttcgtaatgttatgaacgtccgcctcctaggacggacgtttaatagttggccatgtcagccctttgaacgtccgtccttggtcgagacggatgttcataatgttatgaacgtccgccgccccaggacggacgtttaataggctGGAGAAGTGAACGTTCACAAGTACCCTGCCGGCCTTAAAATGTCCTTCCTTGGTCGATACGAACGTTCATAATGGGCTAAATAAGGTTAACTCATGTAAGCCCtgtgaacgtccgtccttggccgaggacgaacgttcattgAGTGATGAACCCATATGTTCATAACGTTAAGTACCTTGCagccttaaacgtccgtccttggtcgagacggacgttcaCAATGGGCTAAATAAGGTTAACTCATGTAAGCCCtgtgaacgtccgtccttggcCGAGGACAGACGTTCATTGAGTGATGAACCCATATGTTCATAACGTTAAGTACCCTACCagccttaaacgtccgtccttggtcgagacggacgttcaCAATGGGCTAAATAAGGTTAACTCATGTAAGCCCtgtgaacgtccgtccttggcCGAGGACGGACGTTCATTGAGTGATGAACCCATATGTTCATAACGTTAAGTACCCTGCCagccttaaacgtccgtccttggtcgagacggacgttcaCAACATTATAAACGTCTgtccttggtcgagacggacgttcacaacattataaacgtccgtccttggtcgagacggacgttcacaacattataaacgtccgtctcgacctgggacggacgttcaaagggcTGAACAAGGCAACCCATGTCAGCCTTTCGAACGTCCTGTTCATCTcactgaacgtccgtccttgggCGAGATAGACgtttttaacattataaacgtccgtcccctaACACGAACGTtcaaagggctgacatgggttcCCTTGTTCAGacctttgaacgtccgtcccagGTCGAGACGAACGTTCATAagattataaacgtccgtctcgacctCGGACGGACGTTCACAGGGCTGAACAAGGgaacccatgtcagccctttgaacgtccgtccccgTATGTCGGACGTTTAATGTGCTGACAGGGTGGTTGGACATTTAATTGTCTTTAGACCCTTAAACGTCCGACATGGGGGGCTGGAcgtttatattattatagacGTCCAAGCCCGCCACGGACAAACGTTTAAAGGCTGGCATGGGGAGTTGAAATGTTCAGGTGTTAGTATAATAGACGTCCGTCCCGCTCAAgtggacgtttataatattatagacatcCGGGacgacccaggacggacgtttaaacCCACCCGcgaatatcatttttaaatccTCATAAACGTCACATTAGTGACgagccggacgtctataatattatagacgtccgggccccagCGTAACGGACGTCTCAGTGTACAAAAAGCGCTCCCCGCAAACCCGTGACCATTGCACTTTTTGAAACGCGAaaactgttcatcgtcttcctcccGAACGCTGCTGCGCGGTTCATTTTCCA from the Vigna angularis cultivar LongXiaoDou No.4 chromosome 3, ASM1680809v1, whole genome shotgun sequence genome contains:
- the LOC128195960 gene encoding uncharacterized protein LOC128195960, with translation MGLPQGLYFLVMNKNHFDELKKAMLPDFLWTKPEGFPMSFHCMNCSNLIVGSLRSNFRATRTLQVMVASALVCWPVWNLLCVKRMSRCIHDYFGKLDSLDRCCTLKHMLLESQQPELVASLMTLK